From Rhododendron vialii isolate Sample 1 chromosome 10a, ASM3025357v1, the proteins below share one genomic window:
- the LOC131302461 gene encoding uncharacterized protein LOC131302461 isoform X1, whose product MKMGIKKSETLTLILVNLAGIMERADESLLPGVYKEVGAALHTDPTGLGSLTLFRSIVQTSCYPLAAYLATRHNRAHVVALGAFLWAAATFLVAISSTYVEVAVSRGLNGIGLAIVIPSVQSLVADSTDETNRGTAFGWLQLTGNIGSIIGGLLSVLLASTSFMGIAGWRIAFHLVALISVVVGVLVRLFANDPRFDEATAQIPHKPFWTEVKYLITEAKSVIKIPSFQIIVAQGVAGSFPWNALSFCPMWLELIGFSHKKVAFLWTLFIIAGSLGSIFGGKMGDILGQRYPNSGRIVLSQISSSSAIPLAAVLLLLLPYDPSTAFMHGFVLFSMGLVMTWCAPATNNPIFAEIVPVKSRTSIYALDRSFETVLAAFAPPIVGLLAQRVFGYKPIRNGSTSSEEIETDRKNAASLAKALYAAIGIPFTICFLIYSLLHCTYPRDRDRARMQTLIESEMQRMEDSPSVEEYSRIHVLGSDVLGQNERSVIEGEYEGDESLDFDENDEKRLIPHEQPDSSN is encoded by the exons ATGAAAATGGGGATAAAGAAATCGGAGACGTTGACGCTGATACTGGTGAATCTGGCCGGAATAATGGAGAGAGCCGACGAGTCACTTCTGCCCGGAGTGTACAAGGAGGTGGGGGCCGCACTCCACACGGACCCAACTGGGCTGGGCTCCCTCACTCTCTTCAGATCCATTGTCCAGACCTCCTGCTACCCTCTCGCAGCCTATCTAGCCACCCGCCACAACCGCGCCCACGTCGTCGCCCTCGGGGCCTTCCTCTGGGCCGCCGCCACTTTCCTTGTCGCCATTTCCTCCACTTACGTTGAG GTGGCTGTTTCAAGAGGTTTGAATGGGATAGGACTTGCCATAGTCATACCATCCGTTCAGTCCCTTGTTGCAGACTCAACCGATGAGACCAACCGTGGAACAGCTTTCGGTTGGTTACAATTAACCGGAAACATTGGGTCCATCATCGGTGGGCTTCTTTCGGTGCTGTTAGCCTCAACATCTTTCATGGGTATCGCAGGTTGGAGGATAGCCTTCCATCTGGTTGCCTTGATTAGTGTTGTTGTTGGTGTTTTGGTCCGTCTCTTTGCAAATGATCCCCGCTTTGATGAAGCTACAGCTCAAATTCCTCATAAACCCTTCTGGACAGAAGTTAAATACCTGATTACAGAAGCAAAATCGGTAATCAAAATACCATCTTTCCAGATAATTGTTGCACAAGGTGTGGCGGGATCTTTTCCTTGGAATGCATTGTCATTTTGCCCTATGTGGTTAGAGCTTATTGGCTTCTCCCACAAGAAAGTGGCATTTCTATGGACCCTTTTTATTATTGCTGGTTCGCTCGGAAGTATTTTTGGAGGGAAGATGGGGGATATCCTCGGGCAACGCTATCCAAATTCTGGGAGGATAGTTTTATCCCAAATAAGCTCCAGTTCGGCTATCCCTTTAGCTGCAGTGCTGCTGCTACTATTGCCTTATGATCCTTCCACAGCATTCATGCACGGTTTTGTCTTGTTTAGTATGGGATTAGTCATGACGTGGTGTGCTCCAGCCACAAACAA TCCAATATTTGCAGAGATAGTTCCCGTGAAATCTCGAACGAGTATTTATGCTTTGGACCGATCTTTTGAGACCGTTCTAGCTGCATTTGCTCCCCCAATTGTTGGGCTACTGGCTCAGCGTGTTTTTGGTTACAAACCAATTCGAAACGGATCAACAAGCTCAGAAGAAATTGAAACAGACAGAAAGAATGCTGCATCATTAGCCAAGGCACTTTACGCAGCAATTGGGATTCCTTTCACAATATGCTTCCTCATCTACTCTCTCCTCCACTGCACGTATCCAAGAGATAGGGATCGCGCACGAATGCAGACCTTAATAGAGTCAGAGATGCAACGGATGGAGGATTCGCCTTCCGTAGAAGAATACTCTCGGATTCATGTTCTGGGATCCGATGTGCTGGGGCAAAACGAAAGAAGTGTGATTGAAGGGGAATACGAAGGAGACGAAAGCCTTGATTTCGACGAGAATGATGAGAAGAGATTGATTCCCCATGAACAACCGGATTCCAGCAACTAA
- the LOC131303133 gene encoding uncharacterized protein LOC131303133, which translates to MYNFEHGSTRGADEGSSSSYAPAAITTDHTLEVVTDGSMEPERTKLSERRIEKVPLTMRQDEKTKGYFDPKVVSIGPYHHGKEELQIAERIKPIVVQLYIRRSGREMDEFRRNIREIVDVARSYYLEGSTEKYSDEEFVEIMLLDGLFVLAFFESYNPSYWDQTIGKELQKCLGNHALFFLGADISELIENQLPFQVLELLMSLMSKDNNFAELLDKNWENLESNVSNQQDKNELKRKFVGVFQNKRLREVIREKVRHLFTWETELTVLGSIDSHRLGILSVLRLCGRRQKIIDRASFYPQNRFAVTRCTPIGGGEYCFRKATT; encoded by the exons ATGTACAACTTTGAACATGGATCAACTAGAGGAGCTGATGAAGGAAGCAGCAGCAGCTATGCACCTGCTGCAATTACCACGGACCACACGTTGGAAGTTGTGACTGATGGTAGCATGGAACCTGAAAGAACTAAGCTATCTGAACGTCGAATAGAAAAAGTTCCATTGACAATGCGACAAGATGAAAAGACTAAGGGATACTTTGATCCTAAGGTGGTTTCAATCGGTCCATACCATCATGGAAAGGAAGAGCTCCAGATTGCAGAGAGGATCAAGCCTATTGTAGTGCAATTGTATATTAGGCGTAGCGGAAGGGAAATGGATGAATTTCGTAGGAATATTCGCGAGATAGTTGACGTTGCTAGAAGCTACTACCTTGAAGGATCAACAGAGAAATATTCCGACGAGGAATTTGTTGAGATTATGCTCCTCGACGGTTTGTTTGTTTTAGCTTTTTTTGAGAGTTATAATCCAAGTTACTGGGATCAAACAATTGGAAAGGAACTACAGAAATGCTTGGGCAATCATGCTTTATTCTTTCTGGGAGCTGATATATCCGAATTGATTGAGAATCAACTTCCATTTCAAGTTCTCGAGTTGTTGATGAGCTTAATGTCCAAAGACAACAATTTCGCTGAACTATTGGACAAAAACTGGGAGAATTTGGAGTCCAACGTGTCAAATCAACAAGATAAGAATGAACTCAAAAGGAAATTtgttggagtttttcaaaataaaaggttGCGGGAGGTTATTCGTGAAAAGGTGCGACACCTTTTCACATGGG AAACGGAATTAACAGTACTTGGTTCAATTGATTCTCATAGGCTCGGTATTCTGTCTGTCCTTCGTTTGTGCGGACGCAGGCAGAAGATCATTGATCGGGCTTCGTTTTATCCTCAGAACAGattcgctgtaacccggtgcacaccaattggtgggggcgaataCTGTTTTCGGAAAGCGACGACGTAA
- the LOC131302461 gene encoding uncharacterized protein LOC131302461 isoform X2 — protein sequence MKMGIKKSETLTLILVNLAGIMERADESLLPGVYKEVGAALHTDPTGLGSLTLFRSIVQTSCYPLAAYLATRHNRAHVVALGAFLWAAATFLVAISSTYVEVAVSRGLNGIGLAIVIPSVQSLVADSTDETNRGTAFGWLQLTGNIGSIIGGLLSVLLASTSFMGIAGWRIAFHLVALISVVVGVLVRLFANDPRFDEATAQIPHKPFWTEVKYLITEAKSVIKIPSFQIIVAQGVAGSFPWNALSFCPMWLELIGFSHKKVAFLWTLFIIAGSLGSIFGGKMGDILGQRYPNSGRIVLSQISSSSAIPLAAVLLLLLPYDPSTAFMHGFVLFSMGLVMTWCAPATNKDSSREISNEYLCFGPIF from the exons ATGAAAATGGGGATAAAGAAATCGGAGACGTTGACGCTGATACTGGTGAATCTGGCCGGAATAATGGAGAGAGCCGACGAGTCACTTCTGCCCGGAGTGTACAAGGAGGTGGGGGCCGCACTCCACACGGACCCAACTGGGCTGGGCTCCCTCACTCTCTTCAGATCCATTGTCCAGACCTCCTGCTACCCTCTCGCAGCCTATCTAGCCACCCGCCACAACCGCGCCCACGTCGTCGCCCTCGGGGCCTTCCTCTGGGCCGCCGCCACTTTCCTTGTCGCCATTTCCTCCACTTACGTTGAG GTGGCTGTTTCAAGAGGTTTGAATGGGATAGGACTTGCCATAGTCATACCATCCGTTCAGTCCCTTGTTGCAGACTCAACCGATGAGACCAACCGTGGAACAGCTTTCGGTTGGTTACAATTAACCGGAAACATTGGGTCCATCATCGGTGGGCTTCTTTCGGTGCTGTTAGCCTCAACATCTTTCATGGGTATCGCAGGTTGGAGGATAGCCTTCCATCTGGTTGCCTTGATTAGTGTTGTTGTTGGTGTTTTGGTCCGTCTCTTTGCAAATGATCCCCGCTTTGATGAAGCTACAGCTCAAATTCCTCATAAACCCTTCTGGACAGAAGTTAAATACCTGATTACAGAAGCAAAATCGGTAATCAAAATACCATCTTTCCAGATAATTGTTGCACAAGGTGTGGCGGGATCTTTTCCTTGGAATGCATTGTCATTTTGCCCTATGTGGTTAGAGCTTATTGGCTTCTCCCACAAGAAAGTGGCATTTCTATGGACCCTTTTTATTATTGCTGGTTCGCTCGGAAGTATTTTTGGAGGGAAGATGGGGGATATCCTCGGGCAACGCTATCCAAATTCTGGGAGGATAGTTTTATCCCAAATAAGCTCCAGTTCGGCTATCCCTTTAGCTGCAGTGCTGCTGCTACTATTGCCTTATGATCCTTCCACAGCATTCATGCACGGTTTTGTCTTGTTTAGTATGGGATTAGTCATGACGTGGTGTGCTCCAGCCACAAACAA AGATAGTTCCCGTGAAATCTCGAACGAGTATTTATGCTTTGGACCGATCTTTTGA
- the LOC131303134 gene encoding uncharacterized protein LOC131303134, protein MSETELTVLGSIDSHRLGILSVLRLCGRRQKIIDRASFYPQNRFARNKLCQSIHVPETSDEGRFWDLFYAFRSISELKSKGIQARRGSTDNQRDIKFRSSFFFFAVLEIPPLMLNPCFIIHNSNQIAYELTPNNPTNQPTMAYINFLKSLINSAEDVKELRANNILLSPCTSDEEVVDMINSIPTIFEEDFTIYAKVKQSIQNHYDNKAKTWIAELIHNYFNSPWAFIAFFAASALIIMSFIQTYFTINPRK, encoded by the exons ATGTCCG AAACGGAATTAACAGTACTTGGTTCAATTGATTCTCATAGGCTCGGTATTCTGTCTGTCCTTCGTTTGTGCGGACGCAGGCAGAAGATCATTGATCGGGCTTCGTTTTATCCTCAGAACAGattcgct CGAAACAAATTGTGCCAATCCATTCATGTTCCTGAAACCTCAGATGAGGGTCGTTTCTGGGACTTATTTTACGCCTTCCGATCTATTAGTGAGCTCAAAAGTAAGGGAATCCAGGCTAGGCGTGGCAGTACCGATAACCAAAGGGATATTAAGTTCAgatcttccttcttcttcttcgcagTGCTCGAAATTCCTCCTCTTATGTTGAATCCCTGTTTCATTATACATAATTCAAACCAGATTGCGTACGAGTTGACACCAAACAATCCTACCAACCAACCCACAATGGCTTACATAAATTTCCTGAAATCTCTTATTAATAGCGCCGAAGATGTGAAAGAGTTGCGTGCAAATAATATACTACTCAGCCCCTGCACAAGTGATGAAGAAGTGGTCGACATGATCAACAGCATCCCCACAATCTTTGAAGAGGACTTCACAATATATGCGAAGGTGAAGCAGAGCATTCAAAATCACTATGACAATAAGGCGAAGACTTGGATTGCCGAATTGATTCATAACTATTTCAACAGTCCGTGGGCATTCATCGCTTTCTTTGCCGCGTCTGCTCTTATTATCATGAGTTTTATTCAGACCTACTTCACAATCAACCCTCGCAAGTGA